A stretch of the Lolium perenne isolate Kyuss_39 chromosome 3, Kyuss_2.0, whole genome shotgun sequence genome encodes the following:
- the LOC127343224 gene encoding large ribosomal subunit protein uL5m, which translates to MAIGYLIAASRSSRALAAAAISQASRVHQHTTISPLLSRLGPVARAFSSSPGAADVDPGVSVMEGQTRRVGKKAKGAKSGKAMMFPLHFHYEDVLREDLLLKLNHTNVMEVPGLFEIRLVPKSTSDAKIQFGKLAMEILCGQKSIQAQLPDHLKSGRSSANSFLASQKDATSLRQSIIRGHGMYNFLVRVLTVMSMLDSKVSIEQGNCIKFFMATEFCEFSPEIEDHFEIFENIGGFNVTIVTSACSKEETSLLWSGFLLKDEGEIN; encoded by the exons ATGGCCATCGGATATCTCATCGCCGCGTCCAGGTCCAGCCGTGCCCTCGCTGCCGCCGCTATCTCTCAG GCTTCCAGGGTGCACCAACACACCACCATCTCTCCCCTGCTCTCCAGGCTTGGACCGGTCGCTCGCGCCTTCAG CTCAAGCCCTGGAGCAGCTGATGTTGATCCAGGCGTCTCCGTCATGGAAGGGCAG ACACGGCGGGTGGGTAAGAAGGCCAAGGGCGCGAAGAGCGGAAAAGCCATGATGTTTCCACTCCATTTTCATTACGAAGACGTATTGCGTGAGGATCTGCTGCTCAAACTTAATCACACCAATGTCATGGAAGTACCTGGGCTGTTCGAGATCAGACTGGTACCAAAATCTACCTCTGATGCCAAAATCCAATTTGGAAAATTGGCCATGGAGATTCTGTGTGGTCAGAAATCCATACAGGCACAACTGCCTGACCATTTGAAATCAGGAAGGTCGTCAGCCAACTCATTTTTGGCGTCCCAGAAAGACGCTACATCTCTAAGACAGAGCATCATTCGAGGGCATGGAATGTACAATTTTCTGGTCAGGGTCTTGACAGTAATGTCTATGTTGGATTCTAAGGTATCGATAGAACAGGGAAACTGCATCAAGTTCTTCATGGCAACTGAGTTTTGCGAGTTCTCCCCAGAGATAGAAGATCATTTCGAGATCTTTGAGAATATTGGAGGCTTCAATGTGACTATTGTCACTTCCGCCTGTTCAAAAGAGGAGACTTCCCTACTGTGGAGTGGCTTTTTGCTCAAAGATGAAGGTGAAATTAACTAA
- the LOC127343223 gene encoding uncharacterized protein: MPALRMKRKFDEDAFGNEFDTKSKKSMKISHFQVDELEQAAVLNSSYEDPQDEHEPTSELAVQDIRIMEVSALDAVLGGTSIALLKDLISERVVSPNLEIDSSSDNDGSKSQLNVATNVDKDVADGVIYAAQDNCAVNDHEGVLGSNQDCSLLDIYNPDDAFPFLFDAPTGLLASYSTLCDEFVSIDSLIDMSGICGMFPLNEITVEGGICNEACSSPGDMCYSNTGGEYFSNSEVLEWLNPYVDEENVPNLIDYAELGSDAACVPKEQATRKVTLVLDLDETLVHSTMEHCDDADFSFPVFFDMKEHVVYVRKRPHLHMFLQKMAEMFDVVIFTASQSVYADQLLDRLDPEKKLFSRRFFRESCVFTESGYTKDLTVIGVDLAKVAIIDNTPQVFQLQVNNGIPIESWYKNPLDEGLPQLIPFLETLAVADDVRPIIAKKYGN, from the exons ATGCCAGCACTGAGAATGAAGAGAAAGTTTGACGAGGATGCTTTTGGGAATGAGTTCGACACCAAGTCCAAGAAATCTATGAAAATCTCGCATTTTCAAGTTGATGAGTTAGAGCAGGCAGCTGTGTTGAACTCGTCTTATGAAGATCCTCAGGATG AGCATGAGCCAACAAGTGAGCTAGCTGTCCAGGATATTAGGATCATGGAAGTttctgccttggatgctgtacttGGAGGAACATCTATTGCTTTGCTCAAG GATTTAATATCTGAAAGAGTGGTTTCACCAAATTTGGAAATTGATTCCTCGTCTGATAATGATGGCAGCAAATCTCAGTTAAATGTAGCCACCAATGTTGATAAAG ATGTTGCAGATGGTGTAATTTATGCAGCACAAGATAATTGTGCTGTTAATGATCATGAAGGAGTCCTGGGCTCAAACCAGGACTGCAGTCTGTTGGACATTTATAATCCCGACGATGCTTTCCCTTTCTTATTTGATGCTCCAACTGGTCTCCTGGCTAGCTACAGTACATTATGTGATGAATTTGTATCGATTGATTCATTGATAGACATGAGCGGCATTTGCGGAATGTTCCCACTTAATGAGATCACTGTGGAAGGCGGTATTTGCAATGAAGCATGCTCATCACCAGGAGATATGTGCTACAGTAACACTGGCGGGGAGTACTTTAGTAACTCCGAGGTGTTAGAGTGGCTTAATCCATATGTGGATGAGGAGAATGTACCTAATCTTATTGACTATGCCGAGTTGGGTTCAGATGCTGCTTGTGTACCTAAAGAGCAAGCGACCAGGAAGGTCACTCTTGTGCTTGATTTGGATG AAACCCTTGTTCATTCAACCATGGAGCACTGTGATGATGCTGATTTTTCCTTTCCTGTGTTCTTTGATATGAAAGAACATGTGGTATATGTGAGGAAGAGACCACATCTGCATATGTTCCTCCAGAAGATGGCTGAGATGTTTGACGTTGTTATATTCACAGCCAGCCAAAGTGTCTATGCAGATCAGCTGCTTGACAGGCTTGACCCagagaagaaattattctctaggcGCTTTTTCCGTGAGTCGTGTGTTTTTACGGAAAGTGGTTACACAAAAGATCTGACTGTCATTGGAGTTGACCTTGCAAAGGTTGCAATAATTGACAACACTCCGCAG GTTTTCCAATTGCAAGTGAATAATGGTATACCCATAGAGAGCTGGTATAAGAACCCCTTGGACGAGGGGTTACCCCAGCTGATTCCATTCCTAGAGACTCTTGCTGTTGCGGATGATGTTCGACCCATAATTGCCAAGAAGTATGGCAACTAA